In the Paraflavitalea devenefica genome, one interval contains:
- a CDS encoding sterol desaturase family protein, giving the protein MGTLYEQLLVLITTPLYVLIIGAEIILSNIHHTRSYHLRETVHNFCLSIFSGGMDVVMRGISLAMLTFFFSYGFFPLTHSFFYWLALLLLVDLMHYWLHRLGHSCRLFWAVHVNHHSSVYFNFTVGFRAGVLEPLYRFAFFIPIALLGFQPADILLVYSIGEIWAILTHTEKVRKLGWLESIFVTPSHHRVHHASNVKYLDRNMGTVFILWDKLFGTFQEELPATQYEAIRYGLTTPPAKETIPAIIFHEWGAIWKDVRRPGITWKQKLQYVFGPPGWSHDGSRKTSNELRRNQERADALLPEAT; this is encoded by the coding sequence ATGGGAACACTTTATGAGCAATTACTGGTGTTGATCACTACACCTCTCTACGTGTTGATCATAGGTGCAGAGATCATTTTAAGCAATATCCATCATACCCGCAGTTATCACCTGCGTGAAACGGTCCATAATTTTTGTCTCAGTATATTTTCCGGCGGGATGGATGTTGTGATGCGGGGCATCAGCCTGGCCATGCTCACTTTCTTTTTCAGTTACGGTTTCTTCCCCCTTACCCATTCTTTTTTTTACTGGCTGGCCCTGTTACTGCTGGTAGACCTGATGCATTATTGGCTACACCGCCTGGGCCATAGCTGCCGGCTTTTCTGGGCGGTACATGTGAACCACCATTCTTCTGTTTATTTTAATTTCACCGTAGGTTTCCGGGCGGGCGTACTGGAACCACTGTACCGCTTTGCATTTTTTATACCTATCGCCTTACTGGGTTTTCAGCCGGCCGATATTTTACTGGTGTATTCCATCGGGGAAATCTGGGCCATTTTAACCCATACAGAAAAGGTCCGTAAACTGGGCTGGCTGGAATCTATTTTTGTAACCCCCTCGCACCACCGCGTTCACCATGCTTCCAATGTGAAGTACCTGGACCGGAATATGGGCACTGTGTTCATCCTCTGGGATAAATTGTTTGGCACCTTCCAGGAAGAGTTGCCGGCCACCCAATATGAAGCGATCCGTTATGGGCTCACTACCCCACCGGCAAAGGAAACGATCCCTGCTATTATTTTTCATGAATGGGGCGCCATCTGGAAAGATGTGCGTCGCCCCGGTATTACGTGGAAGCAGAAATTACAGTATGTATTCGGTCCTCCCGGCTGGAGCCATGATGGCAGCCGTAAGACGAGTAATGAATTAAGGCGCAATCAGGAAAGGGCTGACGCCCTGTTGCCGGAGGCAACGTAA
- a CDS encoding YkgJ family cysteine cluster protein, which yields MDKPVHDNWQKKAAANQKQYKQWLKQADKNKVLKQLPALHEEAFSKVDCLQCAACCKNYSPRFKTPDIKRISKHLRMKESVFIDTYLRLDDEGDYVTKSAPCPFLGADNYCSIYEERPSDCARFPYTDEDVLLKRPNLTLKNSSFCPAVYYVMEKLLSIK from the coding sequence ATGGATAAACCGGTACACGATAACTGGCAAAAAAAAGCGGCTGCTAACCAAAAGCAGTACAAACAATGGCTGAAGCAGGCCGATAAAAACAAAGTGTTGAAACAATTGCCCGCTTTGCATGAAGAAGCTTTCAGCAAAGTAGATTGTTTACAATGCGCAGCCTGCTGTAAAAACTATTCTCCCCGTTTTAAAACGCCCGATATAAAACGTATCAGTAAACACCTGCGCATGAAAGAAAGTGTGTTCATTGATACCTACCTTCGCCTCGATGATGAAGGCGATTATGTGACGAAATCTGCGCCCTGCCCTTTCCTCGGGGCCGATAACTATTGCAGCATCTACGAAGAACGTCCCTCTGATTGCGCGCGTTTCCCCTATACAGATGAAGATGTATTACTGAAAAGGCCCAACCTTACTTTGAAAAACTCCAGCTTTTGTCCTGCTGTGTACTACGTAATGGAAAAGCTCTTGTCTATAAAATAA